A single region of the Pontimicrobium sp. SW4 genome encodes:
- the tyrS gene encoding tyrosine--tRNA ligase, which translates to MAKNFIEELTWRGMVHDTMPGVEEHLMESMRSAYVGFDPTADSLHIGNLVPIMLLAHYQRCGHKPVALVGGATGMIGDPSGKSSERNLLDEKTLRHNQESIKNQLAHFLDFESDAANAAVLVNNYDWMKEFSFLDFIRDVGKHITVNYMMSKDSVKNRISSEASEGMSFTEFTYQLVQGYDFLHLYKTNNCTIQMGGSDQWGNITTGTELIRRIGNGKGFAITCPLITKSDGSKFGKSEGGNVWLDAKRTSPYKFYQYWLNSSDEDAVKYIKIFTFLTEDAVNALVKEHQEAPHLRILQKCLAKEITCMVHSVEDFKNAEKASNILFSKSFKEDIKTLDEATFLDVFEGVPQADIAKSDIDEGLDMIGALAAKTNFLASNSEARRALKENSVSVNKEKVNEDYKITTADLINDTYVILNKGKRNTYILKVI; encoded by the coding sequence GAAAGCATGCGTAGTGCTTATGTTGGTTTTGATCCAACTGCCGATTCTTTGCACATTGGTAATTTGGTGCCAATTATGTTATTGGCGCATTACCAACGTTGTGGCCATAAACCAGTGGCTTTAGTTGGCGGTGCAACAGGAATGATTGGTGATCCTTCAGGAAAATCTAGTGAACGTAATTTATTGGACGAAAAAACATTGCGCCATAACCAAGAATCTATTAAAAACCAATTGGCACATTTTCTAGATTTTGAAAGTGACGCGGCAAATGCAGCGGTGTTGGTTAACAATTACGATTGGATGAAAGAATTCTCGTTTTTAGATTTCATTAGAGACGTTGGTAAACATATTACTGTAAATTATATGATGAGTAAAGATTCTGTCAAGAATAGAATTTCATCAGAAGCCTCTGAAGGTATGAGCTTTACAGAGTTTACATATCAATTAGTTCAAGGGTATGATTTTTTACATCTATACAAAACTAATAATTGTACAATCCAAATGGGAGGAAGTGACCAATGGGGCAATATTACTACAGGAACTGAACTTATAAGAAGAATTGGTAATGGTAAAGGTTTTGCTATTACGTGTCCATTAATTACAAAATCCGATGGGTCTAAATTTGGGAAATCCGAAGGCGGAAATGTTTGGTTAGATGCTAAAAGAACATCACCATATAAGTTTTATCAATATTGGTTAAATTCTAGTGATGAAGATGCTGTTAAATACATTAAAATATTTACGTTTTTAACTGAAGACGCTGTTAATGCTTTAGTAAAAGAGCATCAAGAAGCACCTCATTTACGAATTTTGCAAAAGTGTTTAGCAAAAGAGATTACATGTATGGTACATTCGGTTGAAGATTTTAAAAATGCCGAAAAAGCATCAAATATTTTATTTAGTAAGAGTTTTAAGGAAGATATTAAAACATTGGATGAAGCCACTTTTTTAGATGTGTTTGAAGGTGTACCACAAGCAGATATTGCAAAATCAGATATAGATGAAGGCTTAGATATGATTGGAGCATTAGCTGCTAAAACAAATTTTTTAGCCTCAAACAGTGAGGCAAGACGTGCTTTAAAAGAGAATTCAGTATCAGTCAATAAAGAAAAAGTAAATGAAGATTATAAAATCACAACCGCCGATCTAATTAACGATACATATGTAATTCTAAATAAAGGAAAGCGAAATACTTATATCCTTAAAGTTATATGA
- a CDS encoding acyl transferase: MVLANNIFNITSQSQFEEIALSIFKYQFENNKVYRSFCDLLYKHPSEIKTVKEIPFLPIQFFKSHQVLSSHKKIQETFSSSGTTGQITSKHFVTDIALYEQSFRKGFQHFYSNIEDYVVLALLPSYLERDGSSLIYMVNDMITYTKQPESGFYLNDLEALKNTLNDLESRNKKTLLIGVSFALLDFVEKYQLKLNNTIIMETGGMKGKRKELIRIELHDVLKQGFGVDNIHSEYGMTELLSQAYSKGNSLFKPPPWMIVLTRDTEDALAIQEHGKTGVINIIDLANINSCSFIATQDLGKVYKDGSFEVLGRFDNSDIRGCNLMVL; encoded by the coding sequence ATGGTACTAGCAAACAATATATTTAATATTACCTCCCAAAGTCAATTTGAGGAAATAGCTTTAAGTATTTTCAAATATCAATTTGAAAATAATAAGGTATATCGTTCGTTTTGTGATTTACTATATAAGCATCCTAGTGAAATAAAAACTGTTAAGGAGATTCCTTTTCTCCCTATACAGTTTTTTAAATCGCATCAAGTACTTAGTTCACATAAAAAAATTCAAGAAACTTTTTCAAGTAGCGGTACTACAGGACAAATAACTAGTAAGCACTTTGTAACTGATATTGCTTTGTATGAACAAAGTTTTCGAAAAGGGTTCCAACATTTTTATAGCAACATAGAAGATTATGTAGTATTGGCTTTGTTACCTTCTTATCTTGAACGTGATGGCTCATCATTAATTTATATGGTTAATGATATGATTACATATACAAAACAACCTGAGAGTGGTTTTTATTTGAATGATTTAGAAGCCTTAAAAAACACCTTAAATGACTTAGAATCACGAAATAAAAAAACCTTATTAATCGGTGTATCTTTTGCTTTATTAGATTTTGTTGAGAAATATCAACTTAAGCTCAACAATACCATCATCATGGAAACTGGTGGTATGAAAGGCAAACGAAAAGAACTCATTAGAATTGAACTACATGACGTTTTAAAACAAGGTTTTGGTGTAGATAACATACATAGCGAGTATGGCATGACTGAATTATTATCGCAAGCATATTCTAAAGGCAATAGTCTCTTTAAACCACCACCTTGGATGATAGTGTTAACTCGTGATACTGAAGACGCCTTAGCTATTCAAGAACATGGAAAAACTGGAGTCATCAACATTATCGATTTAGCAAATATCAACTCTTGTTCATTTATTGCTACGCAGGATCTTGGAAAGGTATATAAAGATGGTTCTTTTGAGGTTTTAGGACGATTTGACAACTCCGACATTAGAGGCTGTAACCTCATGGTGCTTTAA
- a CDS encoding T9SS type A sorting domain-containing protein, with the protein MKKLYFLFSALIITSLSFGQKINEFEPNPAGTDPSNSTFELKGTPNTTFDLWILSIENDAGYNGIVDRASNVTGSFDANGLAVVTMPDLENPSFTVVLTDAFTGSTGDDLDPSNDGTFDTSSLGSILDAVGVSDSGGDDPTLYGNILGGTDILYNGEFEPLLAFRDGTTEDWYNTVTINFGQPDEEVVVFDASGNFVDKNQFDTDPTGGPSYGTPNASRSVASTKENQIEGFELYPNPSSEAFVNISSNNRTPMKVSVFDILGKQVIQRTITNNRLNVSNLNTGVYILRAEQDNAFTTRKLIIN; encoded by the coding sequence ATGAAAAAACTTTACTTTTTATTTAGTGCCCTTATTATAACCTCTTTATCTTTTGGACAGAAAATAAATGAATTTGAACCTAACCCAGCAGGAACGGATCCATCTAATTCTACTTTTGAACTAAAAGGAACTCCAAATACTACTTTTGATTTATGGATTTTAAGCATCGAAAATGATGCTGGCTATAACGGAATTGTTGACAGAGCATCAAATGTGACTGGAAGTTTTGATGCTAATGGTTTAGCTGTTGTAACGATGCCTGATTTAGAAAATCCTTCCTTCACAGTAGTTTTAACTGATGCATTTACTGGCAGCACAGGAGATGATTTAGATCCATCAAATGATGGGACTTTTGATACTTCTTCACTTGGATCAATACTAGATGCTGTAGGAGTATCTGATTCTGGAGGTGATGACCCTACTCTATATGGAAATATACTAGGTGGAACTGATATTTTATATAATGGTGAATTCGAACCTCTTTTAGCTTTTAGAGATGGAACCACTGAAGATTGGTATAACACCGTGACAATAAATTTTGGTCAGCCAGATGAGGAAGTTGTTGTATTTGATGCAAGTGGTAATTTTGTCGATAAAAATCAGTTTGACACAGACCCTACTGGTGGGCCCTCGTATGGTACTCCAAATGCATCTAGATCAGTTGCATCAACCAAAGAAAACCAAATAGAAGGTTTTGAGTTATATCCTAACCCTTCTTCAGAAGCATTTGTAAATATTTCAAGCAACAATCGTACACCAATGAAGGTTAGTGTATTTGATATTCTTGGTAAGCAAGTAATACAAAGAACCATTACTAATAACCGTTTAAATGTTTCTAATTTAAATACAGGTGTATATATTTTAAGAGCAGAACAAGACAATGCTTTTACGACACGAAAGCTTATAATAAATTAA